A window of the Brassica napus cultivar Da-Ae chromosome A2, Da-Ae, whole genome shotgun sequence genome harbors these coding sequences:
- the LOC106418925 gene encoding VQ motif-containing protein 33, translated as MEVSSTSSICSKPEQIMQNYPPIITSPRFQPQTRSPPHHHHDQHQHLSNPYPTTFVQADTSTFKQVVQMLTGSSTDTKTENHHKAPSPVNNNKVGFSIPPIKKSNTFKLYERRQNNNNMFGKNNLMINTLRLQNSQRLMFSSGHNGQSPRFSPRNSSSENVLLSPSMLDFPKLGLNSPVTPLRSNDDPFNKSSPLSLGSSSEEDKAIAEKGFYLHPSPVSTPRDSQPLLLPLFPVTSPRNP; from the coding sequence ATGGAGGTCTCATCAACATCATCCATCTGTTCAAAACCAGAACAAATCATGCAAAACTACCCTCCCATAATCACATCTCCTAGGTTTCAGCCTCAGACAAGATctcctcctcatcatcatcatgaccAACATCAACATCTCTCAAACCCTTACCCAACAACATTTGTTCAAGCAGACACTTCCACTTTCAAACAAGTTGTGCAGATGCTGACCGGCTCCTCCACCGATACCAAAACTGAAAACCACCACAAAGCTCCTTCTCCGGTGAACAACAACAAAGTAGGTTTCTCAATCCCACCCATCAAGAAAAGCAACACTTTTAAACTCTACGAaagaagacaaaacaataacaacaTGTTTGGTAAGAATAATTTAATGATCAATACTTTAAGGCTTCAAAACTCCCAGAGGTTGATGTTCTCAAGCGGACACAATGGTCAAAGCCCAAGATTCTCTCCAAGGAACAGCTCATCAGAGAATGTTCTTCTGTCTCCAAGCATGCTAGATTTCCCAAAGCTAGGGCTAAACAGTCCCGTTACGCCACTGAGAAGCAACGATGACCCCTTCAACAAGTCATCGCCTTTGTCTTTAGGGAGTTCATCTGAAGAAGACAAAGCCATTGCTGAAAAAGGATTTTATCTTCACCCTTCTCCAGTTTCAACTCCTAGAGACTCTCAGCCActgcttcttcctctttttccGGTTACTTCTCCCAGGAATCCATAA
- the LOC106379672 gene encoding stress-induced protein KIN2-like — MSNNSQNLSFNAGQAKGQTQEKASNLMDKASNAAQSAKESLSEGGQQLKQKAQGATEAIKEKTGLNK, encoded by the exons ATGTCTAACAACAGTCAGAACCTGAGCTTCAACGCTGGCCAAGCTAAAGGCCAAACCCAG GAGAAGGCAAGCAACCTGATGGACAAGGCCTCCAATGCTGCCCAATCCGCCAAGGAATCTTTGTCAGAG GGTGGACAGCAGCTGAAGCAGAAAGCACAGGGTGCCACTGAGGCCATTAAGGAAAAGACGGGATTGAACAAATGA
- the LOC106418904 gene encoding MLO-like protein 11 produces the protein MGEGDDNEAESNERSLALSPTWSVAIVLSVFVLVSLIVERSIHRLSTWLRKTKRKPMFASLEKMKQELMLLGFISLLLTATSSTIANICLPSSFYNDRFVPCTRSEIKEEELGNESSVKRNLLTKSFFFSIFKRRRLEGIHHPTCSEGHEPFVSYEGLEQLHRFIFIMAVTHVTYSCLTMLLAIVKIHSWRIWEDVARMDRHDCLTAVTREKVLRRQTTFVQYHTSAPLAKNRLLIWVTCFFRQFGHSVVRSDYLTLRKGFIVNHHLTLKYDFHSYMIRSMEEEFQRIVGVSGPLWGFVVAFMLFNIKGSNLYFWIAIIPVTLVLLVGTKLQHVIATLALENAGLTEYPSGVKLRPRDELFWFNKPELLLSLIHFILFQNSFELASFFWFWWQFGYNSCFLKNHLLVYFRLILGFAGQFLCSYSTLPLYALVAQMGTNYKAALIPQRIRDTIQGWGKATRKKRRHGYYGDDSTVRTETSTVASIEEYDHQVLDVAESFTQQ, from the exons ATGGGAGAAGGAGACGACAATGAAGCAGAGTCAAATGAGAGATCGTTGGCCTTATCACCTACTTGGTCTGTTGCTATAGTCTTGTCTGTCTTCGTTCTTGTTTCTTTGATCGTTGAGCGCTCCATTCACCGCCTCAGCACT TGGTTAAGGAAGACAAAGAGGAAACCTATGTTTGCTTCtttggagaagatgaaacaaG agTTGATGCTGCTTGGCTTCATCTCACTTCTTCTGACAGCTACCTCTAGCACAATAGCCAACATCTGTCTCCCTTCAAGTTTCTACAACGACAGATTTGTTCCTTGTACACGTTCTGAGATTAAAGAGGAAGAGCTTGGAAACGAATCATCTGTCAAGAGGAATCTCTTAACCAAATCCTTCTTCTTCAGCATCTTTAAGAGAAGAAGGTTGGAAGGCATTCACCATCCTACTTGCAGCGAG GGGCATGAGCCGTTTGTTTCATACGAAGGACTTGAGCAGTTGCATCGCTTCATCTTTATAATGGCGGTTACACATGTTACTTACAGCTGCTTGACCATGCTCCTTGCTATCGTTAAG ATTCATAGTTGGAGGATCTGGGAGGATGTAGCTCGCATGGATCGTCATGATTGCTTAACTG CGGTGACAAGGGAAAAAGTATTAAGAAGGCAAACAACGTTTGTTCAGTATCATACATCTGCTCCTCTGGCCAAGAATAGATTGCTTATATGGGTG ACATGTTTCTTCAGGCAATTCGGACATTCTGTTGTTCGTTCTGACTACCTTACTCTCCGGAAGGGATTCATTGTG AATCACCACCTCACATTGAAGTACGATTTTCACAGCTACATGATTCGTTCTATGGAGGAAGAGTTCCAAAGGATCGTTGGTGTAAG TGGGCCGCTTTGGGGGTTTGTAGTTGCTTTCATGCTCTTTAACATAAAAG GATCAAATCTCTATTTCTGGATAGCAATCATACCTGTTACT cttgTTCTTCTGGTTGGTACCAAGCTGCAACATGTAATAGCAACTTTGGCATTAGAGAATGCTGGTTTAACAGAATATCCTTCTGGAGTTAAGCTGAGACCTAGGGATGAACTTTTCTGGTTCAATAAACCAGAACTACTCTTGTCCCTTATCCACTTCATCCTATTCCAG AACTCTTTTGAACTGGcttcattcttctggttctgg tGGCAGTTTGGTTACAACTCTTGCTTCCTGAAGAATCATCTCCTTGTTTACTTCCGACTTATTTTAGG GTTTGCTGGACAGTTTCTATGCAGCTACAGCACACTCCCACTATATGCATTGGTTGCTCAG ATGGGAACGAACTATAAAGCGGCTCTGATACCTCAGAGGATAAGAGATACGATTCAAGGTTGGGGGAAAGCGAccagaaagaaaagaagacatGGTTATTACGGCGATGATTCGACTGTTAGGACAGAAACAAGCACGGTTGCATCTATTGAAGAATATGACCATCAAGTGCTTGATGTTGCTGAATCTTTTACACAACAATAG
- the LOC106418885 gene encoding CBS domain-containing protein CBSX5 codes for MAITLLSHEVSDLCIGKPPLRCLSAVTATVADAIAALKSSDDPFLSLWSCNHDETNDDDDNKKCDCECLGKICMADVICYLSKFDNKVLSLYSAFNASVSVLLPKCRSIVVHVQSSCKLAKAIDLITGGAQNLIVPIQTKRGQHKVPTRNAVVSLTTTTTTHKNSRQFCWITQEDIIRFFLGSISVFSPLTSMSISELGVINSTRAFLAVDYYSSAASAITAISLAIANNISVLVVDGGCDVVEYPRIALIGEILPMTLACCDETAAAAVATLSAGELVTYIEGSGPLESHVRVVRNRLEEKGMVGLISLVDSLSGSSLSDEESPTGRTKSYGRSVSRAARMARKSVAIVCNRESSLMAVMIQAIAHRVSYVWVVDEDGCFIGMVTFVDILKLFRVFLDD; via the exons ATGGCAATAACCCTTTTGTCTCACGAGGTATCGGACCTCTGTATCGGCAAACCGCCACTACGTTGTCTCTCAGCTGTCACAGCCACCGTCGCTGACGCCATCGCTGCTCTCAAATCCTCCGACGATCCTTTCCTCAGCCTCTGGAGCTGTAATCACGACGAAACCAATGATGATGACGACAACAAGAAGTGCGACTGCGAGTGTTTGGGTAAGATCTGCATGGCGGATGTGATCTGTTACCTGTCTAAATTCGACAACAAGGTTTTGTCTCTTTACTCCGCTTTCAATGCATCTGTCTCTGTTCTTCTCCCTAAATGTCGTTCCATCGTCGTCCATGTCCAATCTTCATGCAA GTTAGCTAAAGCCATTGATCTGATAACCGGAGGAGCACAAAATCTGATTGTTCCGATTCAGACAAAGAGAGGACAGCACAAGGTTCCGACCCGAAACGCTGTCGTTTCGCTCACCACCACAACAACAACACACAAGAACAGCCGCCAGTTCTGCTGGATCACCCAAGAAGACATCATTAGATTCTTTCTTGGTTCCATCAGCGTCTTCTCTCCTTTAACGTCGATGTCTATCTCCGAACTCGGCGTGATAAACAGTACACGCGCTTTCCTCGCCGTGGATTACTACTCCTCAGCCGCCTCTGCCATCACCGCCATTTCTCTCGCCATTGCCAATAATATATCCGTCTTGGTTGTTGATGGTGGATGCGATGTAGTAGAATATCCACGTATAGCTCTAATCGGCGAGATTCTGCCGATGACACTCGCGTGCTGCGATGAAACCGCCGCGGCAGCGGTTGCTACACTCTCCGCCGGCGAACTGGTGACGTACATTGAGGGTAGTGGTCCGCTGGAGAGTCACGTAAGGGTCGTCAGGAATCGTCTTGAAGAGAAAGGGATGGTGGGTTTGATCTCACTCGTCGATTCCTTGTCGGGGTCTTCTTTGTCGGATGAAGAATCTCCCACGGGGAGAACGAAGTCATATGGTCGGTCAGTGAGTAGAGCGGCGAGGATGGCTAGGAAGTCGGTGGCCATAGTGTGTAATCGGGAAAGCTCGTTAATGGCGGTGATGATACAAGCGATTGCTCACAGGGTAAGCTATGTGTGGGTGGTTGATGAAGATGGTTGTTTTATTGGTATGGTTACTTTTGTTGATATTTTGAAACTTTTCAGAGTATTTTTGGATGATTAA